A single Paenibacillus sp. FSL R5-0517 DNA region contains:
- a CDS encoding BglG family transcription antiterminator, translated as MSITKRQREIVEFLLEHPHEVTAGEIAVEVKVSTRTVHRELQMIEQWLEPLGMRLEKKSGTGIRIDASSDDLAVLRQQLEGKEYVEFTPEERKLFMLCILLDEAEPVKLLALASDLKVTVSTVTTDLDDLESRIRQAGLKLVRRRGYGVKINGSETIHRTAIAALALEFLDESDLFGRQTEQGGSIVNQKLLDMIGHGDVLTIENALWQPDIEWLENIPERQYMKLLIQLSVAVVRIRKGFGIGRISPRENMEDATAEQDEMKVPPYMASRLCGVLSTQLGLTFSQDEQAYFHRLLVETEQRIHSSRLLPIDDLILLDRVHSLIDQMQARTHYTFHEDRLLREGLLGHMQPVMERIEGQQMIRNPLLQQIRKDYDSLFEEVKQSVGQAWPGTDVPDEEIGFLVMHFGASIERLRTLKREIRAIIVCTSGIGSSRMLSSRLSKEIPEIRIMDSVSWYEAARIPTDQYDLVLSTVDLPMDEHQYYKVSPLLTAEESERLRHFIRTTTLQRQHNKPREAEVQTTSRYSDPDGMEAILVEIVRIIGKFQVYPLDNQDIGFYKTVYAMCNVLHGTGVLKEPEEIAKRLEAREAVGSQKIPGTRLALFHTRSEGIYRPSISLFQLTEPLLRTPDDPAGVTHVLLMLGPRELSKESLEVLSEISALLLQEEMITLLEKGIRDELIHYLSQELVGFYRSKTEIGGQPL; from the coding sequence ATGAGTATTACCAAAAGACAACGTGAAATCGTGGAGTTTCTGCTGGAGCATCCACATGAAGTCACTGCCGGTGAAATTGCCGTTGAAGTAAAGGTTAGTACCCGAACGGTTCACCGGGAGCTGCAAATGATTGAACAATGGCTTGAACCTTTGGGCATGAGGCTGGAAAAAAAATCAGGAACCGGTATCCGAATTGATGCCAGTTCCGATGATCTGGCTGTATTGCGCCAGCAACTGGAGGGTAAAGAATATGTAGAGTTTACGCCGGAAGAGCGTAAGCTCTTCATGCTTTGCATCCTGCTTGATGAAGCGGAGCCTGTGAAGTTACTCGCTCTGGCTTCGGATTTGAAAGTGACCGTATCCACCGTAACCACAGATCTGGATGATCTGGAGTCACGGATTCGTCAGGCGGGACTGAAGCTGGTTCGCAGACGTGGATATGGCGTCAAGATTAACGGGAGTGAGACGATTCATCGCACAGCCATAGCTGCACTTGCTTTGGAATTTCTGGATGAATCCGACCTGTTCGGAAGACAAACTGAACAAGGTGGCTCCATCGTAAACCAAAAATTGCTGGATATGATTGGACACGGTGATGTGCTTACGATCGAAAATGCGTTATGGCAACCAGATATCGAATGGCTGGAGAACATCCCGGAACGCCAATACATGAAGCTGCTGATTCAATTATCCGTCGCAGTTGTACGTATTCGTAAAGGCTTTGGCATTGGCCGTATTTCTCCGCGAGAGAACATGGAAGATGCAACTGCAGAGCAGGATGAGATGAAGGTTCCACCTTATATGGCTTCCCGCTTATGCGGTGTGTTATCCACTCAACTGGGGCTGACATTCTCCCAAGATGAGCAAGCTTATTTTCACAGATTATTAGTTGAGACAGAGCAGCGAATTCACTCTTCGCGGCTGTTGCCAATCGACGACTTGATTTTACTGGACAGGGTACATTCACTGATTGATCAGATGCAGGCAAGAACGCATTACACCTTTCATGAGGATCGATTGCTTCGTGAAGGTCTGCTTGGTCATATGCAACCTGTAATGGAGCGAATTGAAGGGCAACAGATGATACGTAATCCGCTACTGCAGCAGATTCGCAAAGATTATGACTCCCTGTTCGAAGAGGTCAAACAATCTGTTGGGCAAGCTTGGCCAGGCACAGATGTTCCGGATGAGGAAATTGGTTTCTTGGTCATGCACTTTGGGGCTTCCATCGAGAGGTTGCGTACATTGAAACGGGAGATCAGGGCGATCATCGTGTGTACAAGCGGAATTGGATCATCGCGCATGCTATCCAGCCGATTGTCCAAGGAGATTCCCGAGATTCGAATCATGGATAGCGTGTCCTGGTATGAAGCTGCCCGGATACCTACAGATCAGTATGATCTGGTGTTATCGACGGTCGATCTGCCGATGGATGAGCATCAGTATTACAAAGTGAGTCCACTGCTTACGGCAGAAGAGAGCGAACGTCTGCGTCATTTTATCCGAACAACAACGTTACAACGACAGCATAATAAGCCCCGTGAAGCAGAGGTTCAGACAACAAGTCGTTACTCAGACCCTGATGGAATGGAAGCTATTTTAGTTGAAATCGTCCGAATTATCGGCAAGTTTCAGGTGTACCCGCTGGATAATCAGGATATCGGGTTCTATAAAACGGTGTATGCGATGTGCAACGTACTCCATGGAACGGGCGTGTTGAAGGAGCCAGAGGAGATCGCAAAACGGCTGGAGGCACGTGAAGCAGTGGGGAGTCAGAAGATTCCCGGCACAAGACTTGCACTGTTTCATACACGAAGTGAGGGGATATACAGGCCGTCTATCAGTCTGTTTCAGCTCACGGAGCCACTTCTTCGTACGCCGGATGATCCGGCAGGAGTTACCCATGTTCTTTTGATGCTCGGTCCGAGAGAATTATCCAAGGAAAGCCTGGAGGTTCTCAGTGAGATTAGTGCCCTGTTATTGCAGGAAGAAATGATTACATTGCTGGAAAAGGGAATCAGGGATGAACTCATTCATTACCTTTCCCAGGAACTCGTTGGATTCTATCGCAGTAAAACCGAAATTGGAGGTCAACCACTATGA
- a CDS encoding PTS mannitol transporter subunit IICB yields the protein MSNLDQSSNSKGGLRVGVQRFGRFLSGMVMPNMGAFIAWGLITAMFIPTGWFPNETLAQLVDPMIKYLLPLLIGYTGGTMVHGQRGGVVGAIMTIGVIVGSDIPMFLGAMIAGPLAAWIIKKFDKSIEGKVKAGFEMLVNNFSAGIIGGILGIFALLGIGPAVEAISKVLSAGVQGLMNLGLLPLVNLIIEPGKVLFLNNAINHGILTPIATDQARELGQSVLYMLESNPGPGLGILLAYCFFGRGMAKSSAPGAVIIHFFGGIHEIYFPYILMRPILILAAIAGGVAGTLTFMLTGAGLVSAPSPGSIIAYFLLTPKGGYLPMLAGVLVAAVVSFLIAAVLLKTGKQKDEDLESASSRMKDMKSQGTVPNAGITANNHREADRASDKASSTVKTDVKKIVFSCDAGMGSSAMGASILRKKMKAEGIDVTVTNTAISDIPPDADVVITQQILTDRARSVAPNAEHISIDNFLKSPEYDALVERLK from the coding sequence ATGAGTAATTTGGACCAATCGTCCAATTCCAAAGGTGGGCTACGGGTAGGTGTGCAGCGTTTTGGCCGATTCCTGAGTGGTATGGTCATGCCGAATATGGGAGCGTTCATCGCCTGGGGATTAATTACGGCCATGTTCATTCCAACAGGCTGGTTCCCTAACGAGACACTAGCACAGTTAGTCGATCCAATGATTAAATATTTGCTCCCACTGTTAATTGGTTACACCGGGGGTACGATGGTGCATGGTCAGCGTGGTGGTGTCGTAGGTGCCATTATGACCATCGGGGTCATCGTGGGTAGTGATATTCCGATGTTCCTCGGTGCCATGATTGCCGGACCACTGGCAGCATGGATCATTAAAAAGTTCGATAAATCAATCGAAGGTAAAGTTAAAGCCGGATTCGAAATGCTGGTTAACAACTTCTCAGCCGGTATTATTGGCGGGATCTTGGGGATTTTTGCTCTACTGGGTATTGGGCCAGCTGTAGAAGCGATTAGCAAAGTATTGTCTGCCGGTGTGCAAGGTCTGATGAATCTGGGCTTGCTACCGCTGGTCAACCTGATTATCGAACCAGGTAAAGTATTGTTCCTGAACAATGCAATCAACCACGGTATTCTGACACCAATTGCAACAGATCAGGCAAGAGAATTAGGACAATCTGTTCTATACATGCTTGAATCCAACCCGGGTCCGGGACTTGGTATCTTGCTTGCTTACTGCTTCTTCGGACGCGGAATGGCCAAATCTTCTGCACCAGGTGCTGTTATCATTCATTTCTTCGGGGGAATTCATGAGATCTACTTCCCTTATATTCTGATGAGACCGATTCTGATTCTTGCCGCAATCGCGGGTGGCGTCGCAGGTACATTAACATTCATGCTCACCGGAGCAGGACTTGTTTCGGCACCATCACCGGGTAGTATTATCGCGTATTTCCTGTTAACACCAAAAGGTGGATACCTGCCAATGCTCGCAGGGGTGCTTGTAGCAGCAGTCGTTTCATTCTTGATTGCAGCAGTGTTGCTGAAAACGGGTAAACAAAAGGACGAAGATTTGGAGTCCGCATCCAGTCGGATGAAAGACATGAAGAGTCAAGGAACCGTGCCAAACGCAGGCATTACGGCTAATAATCATCGTGAAGCAGACAGAGCTTCAGATAAGGCTTCTTCTACAGTGAAAACAGATGTGAAGAAGATTGTCTTCTCCTGTGATGCAGGCATGGGGTCGAGTGCCATGGGTGCTTCCATTCTCCGCAAGAAGATGAAGGCAGAGGGGATTGACGTTACGGTGACCAACACGGCCATCAGTGATATCCCGCCGGATGCAGATGTGGTAATCACACAACAAATATTAACCGATCGTGCCCGCTCCGTTGCGCCGAACGCAGAACATATATCCATCGACAACTTCCTAAAAAGCCCGGAATACGATGCGCTTGTTGAACGTCTGAAGTAA